A single genomic interval of Coccidioides posadasii str. Silveira chromosome 1, complete sequence harbors:
- a CDS encoding uncharacterized protein (EggNog:ENOG410PGKI~COG:S~TransMembrane:4 (i24-44o56-74i102-128o191-216i)~BUSCO:11907at33183), with the protein MAPPPSPSLPLGERLKQLAQRLQFGWFVGHLALVLAVFRYLLSVLTFNSTSRMAQASYRFAFIAAAATYGIVVYKSHIARGDMKGNVPALVMKLAGDENVQYLLIALVWLYARQITIAVLPFAIYSFFHVATFTRSHLIPTIQPPKEPEPGAGSPSRQGAKQSPLSESIGRFIKQYYDTSMALVASLELSVLIRLIGTALTFSSGSWVLLAVYFMFFRSRYTSSKYVQGVVAHSSQRIEASISHQSTPPVVRQGWQVFKDFARRVYEFTDVNRYIGAYSPAGAKKPQ; encoded by the exons ATGGCTCCACCACCGTCACCGTCGTTGCCCTTGGGCGAGCGACTCAAGCAGCTCGCCCAACGACTGCA ATTTGGATGGTTCGTGGGCCATCTTGCCCTTGTTCTTGCCGTCTTCCGATATCTCCTCTCTGTCCTGACTTTCAATTCGACCTCGAGAATGGCCCAAGCTTCATACCGATTTGCCTTCATTGCCGCAGCAGCTACGTACGGGATCGTGGTCTACAAGTCACATATTGCTCGTGGTGATATGAAGGGAAATGTGCCTGCTCTCGTTATGAAATTGGCCGGAGATGAGAACGTTCAATACTTGC TTATTGCCCTCGTTTGGCTGTATGCCCGTCAGATCACCATTGCCGTTCTTCCATTTGCGATCTACTCATTCTTCCATGTGGCCACCTTCACTCGTAGCCACCTGATTCCAACAATTCAACCACCAAAAGAACCAGAACCGGGGGCCGGCTCACCATCCAGGCAGGGGGCTAAGCAGTCGCCCCTGTCAGAGAGCATTGGCCGTTTCATCAAGCAGTATTATGATACCAGCATGGCGTTGGTTGCTTCGCTCGAACTATCGGTTCTCATTCGGCTGATTGGAACTGCTCTTACCTTTTCTAGTGGCAGCTGGGTTCTTCTCGCGGTGTATTTTATGTTCTTCCGGTCCAGATACACTAGCAGCAAATATGTCCAGGGCGTTGTTGCTCATTCAAGTCAGAGAATCGAAGCTTCCATCTCGCACCAAAGTACCCCGCCGGTCGTGAGACAGGGCTGGCAGGTATTCAAGGACTTTGCCAGACGGGTGTATGAGTTCACGGATGTGAACCGCTACATTGGAGCCTATTCCCCGGCCGGAGCTAAGAAGCCACAGTAA
- a CDS encoding uncharacterized protein (EggNog:ENOG410PGKI~COG:S~TransMembrane:1 (o20-40i)), with translation MFLGKKEEVKFAIPEIIYNPSLALSPHVILLGLLFADWVFTHLDSKRVFTSAEQLLYLNILDDVYKLLLHLDPALKDVSIFQKSVWTMDKIKISDIEALIYSTIQPWIKCIRALSTFHEILQAYNLDYGAGKALNNSSKFIP, from the exons ATGTTCCTTGGCAAGAAGGAAGA AGTCAAGTTTGCCATTCCAGAGATCATATACAACCCATCACTTGCTCTCAGTCCCCATGTTATTCTCCTTGGCCTTCTGTTTGCTGATTGGGTATTCACTCATCTTGACAGCAAGAGGGTTTTCACATCAGCAGAGCAACTTCtctatcttaatatcttagATGATGTTTATAAGCTTCTGTTGCACTTAGATCCAGCTCTGAAAGATGTCTCCATATTTCAGAAGTCAGTGTGGACAATGGACAAAATCAAGATCTCTGATATTGAAGCTCTCATCTACAGTACCATACAGCCATGGATCAAGTGCATCAGAGCGTTAAGCACCTTCCATGAGATTCTTCAAGCTTACAATCTTGACTATGGTGCAGGCAAGGCTCTGAACAATAGCAGTAAGTTCATTCCGTGA